One Streptomyces coeruleorubidus DNA segment encodes these proteins:
- a CDS encoding DsbA family oxidoreductase yields MSDDPRLPATPDTIAVFTDLNCSFAHVAVHRLHETRRRLGLEGRIWFDFRAFPLELFNREVNARPGVDSEISVLGAVEPDAGWRLWQGPDWTYPVTMLPAHEAVQAAKAQSWAASERLDRALRRAFWAEGRCVSLRHVVLEIAEQTGAVDVDAVAAALDTGSARAAVMAQYDAARDDRVTCSPHVFLYDGTNSANPGIEARWIGGDFGVGYPVVDKDRPEIYDELLTHAASLLPAGSAGLSTAGS; encoded by the coding sequence GTGAGCGACGACCCGCGGCTGCCCGCGACCCCCGACACCATCGCCGTCTTCACCGACCTGAACTGCTCGTTCGCCCACGTCGCCGTGCACCGGCTGCACGAGACACGGCGCAGGCTGGGGCTGGAGGGACGGATCTGGTTCGACTTCCGGGCCTTCCCGCTGGAACTGTTCAACCGCGAGGTCAACGCCCGGCCCGGTGTCGACTCCGAGATCTCCGTGCTGGGCGCGGTGGAACCGGACGCCGGCTGGCGCCTGTGGCAGGGCCCCGACTGGACGTACCCGGTCACCATGCTCCCCGCGCACGAGGCCGTGCAGGCGGCCAAGGCGCAGAGCTGGGCGGCGAGCGAACGGCTCGACCGTGCCCTGCGCCGCGCCTTCTGGGCCGAAGGCAGGTGCGTGTCACTGCGGCACGTCGTCCTGGAGATCGCCGAGCAGACCGGCGCGGTCGACGTGGACGCCGTCGCCGCCGCCCTGGACACCGGCTCGGCCCGGGCGGCGGTGATGGCCCAGTACGACGCGGCCCGCGACGACCGCGTCACCTGCAGTCCGCACGTCTTCCTGTACGACGGCACCAACAGCGCCAACCCCGGCATCGAGGCCCGCTGGATCGGGGGCGACTTCGGCGTCGGCTACCCCGTCGTCGACAAGGACCGCCCCGAGATCTACGACGAGCTCCTCACCCACGCGGCGTCCCTGCTCCCCGCGGGTTCGGCAGGGCTCAGTACGGCCGGAAGTTGA
- a CDS encoding methyltransferase domain-containing protein gives MNDTVLEELPGDRVRVRVAGREFVIDGACPHRLGRMVHGYVNPRTLRITCPLHRSSFDLTTGCPVTGPAEKSLTVHHAGVLGQTYEPEQVWLPASERLLDWDDGFHDLMLGDRLRMAAYHAAITEAVRPGATVLDLGTGTGILAQWALEAGAARVYGIDLNEKILDTAAERLAAAGFADRFHPLPGLSFGLDLPERVDLVISEIMGNLVDNENCVAILDDARRRFLRPGGTMLPRAVESYLVPVAAERAHAQLRNGAPQDAGSRGDFTELLRRRRARDPYDLYYDTIIPASARLAAPRLLRRYDFQGDVSGAGHATAYTVRLACTVQRDGLFTGFQGYFVADLSDTVALDISGDDVGADDPAARTTSDSWKHAYLPIAEPVPVRRGDRITVAFSRYLPADEAEGSFGQVYRWRGGVVSGDVTVAQFDQRTRPGPT, from the coding sequence GTGAACGACACGGTGCTCGAAGAACTGCCCGGCGACCGGGTTCGGGTACGGGTCGCCGGCCGCGAGTTCGTGATCGACGGCGCCTGCCCGCACCGCCTGGGCCGCATGGTCCACGGCTACGTCAATCCGCGCACCCTGCGCATCACCTGCCCGCTGCACCGCAGCAGCTTCGACCTGACCACCGGCTGCCCGGTGACCGGCCCCGCCGAGAAGTCCCTCACCGTGCACCACGCCGGTGTCCTCGGACAGACCTACGAGCCCGAGCAGGTCTGGCTGCCCGCCTCCGAGCGCCTCCTCGACTGGGACGACGGCTTCCACGACCTCATGCTCGGCGACCGGCTGCGCATGGCGGCGTACCACGCCGCCATCACCGAGGCCGTACGCCCCGGCGCGACCGTGCTCGACCTGGGCACCGGCACCGGCATCCTGGCCCAGTGGGCCCTGGAGGCCGGCGCGGCCCGCGTCTACGGCATCGACCTCAACGAGAAGATCCTCGACACCGCCGCGGAGCGGCTCGCCGCCGCCGGCTTCGCCGACCGCTTCCACCCGCTGCCCGGTCTCTCCTTCGGCCTGGACCTGCCCGAACGGGTCGACCTCGTCATCTCCGAGATCATGGGCAACCTCGTCGACAACGAGAACTGCGTCGCCATCCTCGACGACGCCCGGCGCCGCTTCCTGCGCCCCGGCGGCACCATGCTGCCGCGCGCAGTCGAGAGCTACCTCGTTCCCGTCGCCGCCGAACGGGCCCACGCCCAGCTGCGCAACGGCGCACCCCAGGACGCCGGCAGCCGCGGCGACTTCACCGAACTGCTGCGCCGCCGCCGCGCCCGCGACCCGTACGACCTCTACTACGACACGATCATCCCGGCCTCCGCCCGGCTCGCCGCCCCCCGGCTGCTGCGCCGCTACGACTTCCAGGGCGACGTCTCCGGTGCGGGACATGCGACCGCCTACACCGTCCGGCTCGCCTGCACGGTCCAGCGTGACGGCCTGTTCACCGGCTTCCAGGGGTACTTCGTGGCCGACCTGTCGGACACGGTCGCCCTGGACATCTCCGGCGACGACGTCGGTGCCGACGACCCCGCGGCCCGTACCACCTCCGACAGCTGGAAGCACGCCTATCTCCCGATCGCCGAGCCGGTCCCGGTGCGGCGCGGCGACCGCATCACGGTCGCCTTCAGCCGGTACCTGCCGGCCGACGAGGCCGAAGGATCCTTCGGACAGGTCTACCGCTGGCGGGGCGGCGTCGTCTCCGGTGACGTCACGGTCGCCCAGTTCGACCAACGCACACGGCCCGGCCCCACCTGA
- a CDS encoding iron-containing redox enzyme family protein yields the protein MNVTAHPTGSPHQRLFLLNRARPTAAVVAQIEEFEARWIEPLMARLTETTEPVGSRTEWVARLEELLAQERAGSPAGSYLAEKATREEFARVVREFALDGLTEAQNFFPAVPRLPLRAQMAVMRVLIDEFGCGNQRQAHSQLYLNLLAELGLPQDPDSFLDTTGDETFQFLNVFYWLTQRADDIAYFLGALAYLEASIPDAFTVQARACERLGIANGHYYTEHLHIDTFHMQEMQLAIKECETAGGIDPTKVWIGARLLSELIGAAFETAVARAREAA from the coding sequence GTGAACGTCACCGCCCACCCCACCGGCAGTCCGCACCAGCGGCTGTTCCTGCTCAACCGCGCCAGGCCCACCGCCGCGGTCGTGGCGCAGATCGAGGAGTTCGAGGCGCGGTGGATCGAGCCACTGATGGCCCGCCTCACCGAGACCACCGAGCCGGTCGGCTCGCGCACCGAGTGGGTCGCCAGGCTGGAGGAACTGCTGGCGCAGGAGCGCGCCGGCAGCCCGGCCGGCAGCTACCTGGCGGAGAAGGCCACCCGTGAGGAATTCGCCCGCGTCGTCCGCGAGTTCGCGCTGGACGGACTCACCGAGGCGCAGAACTTCTTCCCCGCGGTACCCCGCCTTCCGCTGCGCGCGCAGATGGCCGTGATGCGCGTCCTCATCGACGAGTTCGGCTGCGGCAACCAGCGCCAGGCTCACTCCCAGCTCTATCTGAACCTGCTCGCCGAGCTCGGCCTGCCCCAGGACCCGGACAGCTTCCTGGACACCACCGGCGACGAGACCTTCCAGTTCCTCAACGTCTTCTACTGGCTCACCCAACGCGCCGACGACATCGCGTACTTCCTCGGCGCCCTCGCCTACCTGGAGGCCAGTATTCCCGACGCCTTCACCGTCCAGGCCCGCGCCTGCGAACGCCTCGGCATCGCGAACGGCCACTACTACACCGAGCACCTGCACATCGACACCTTCCACATGCAGGAAATGCAGCTGGCCATCAAGGAGTGCGAGACGGCCGGCGGCATCGACCCCACCAAGGTGTGGATCGGCGCCCGGCTGCTGTCCGAGCTGATCGGCGCGGCCTTCGAAACGGCAGTGGCCCGTGCCCGGGAGGCGGCGTGA
- a CDS encoding dihydrodipicolinate synthase family protein encodes MIGGLTVALVTPVTDTGEVSEADTARLVASVRPYADALLPALSTGEGAVLTDRQWRAVVSATVRHADGLPVFAGILRPTTAEVAVRARAAEELGAAAVVATTPYGSGVSQEEMVRHYADLTSATTLPVIVYHEPAVSGNTCQAATLLRICALPGIAAVKDSAGDARATRELIAADPGLPVLQGLEHLLLECGPLAGCVVALGNVEPALCAALLSDPSDTHTARLGEACTRYGLDRDDWYLALKTELHRRGVLQTARAVFEPPPGERLPAPQTDKEVPR; translated from the coding sequence GTGATCGGAGGCCTGACGGTCGCCCTGGTGACACCGGTCACCGACACCGGAGAGGTCTCGGAGGCCGACACGGCCAGGCTGGTGGCGTCGGTACGGCCGTACGCGGACGCCCTGCTGCCGGCGCTCAGCACCGGTGAGGGCGCGGTGCTGACGGACCGGCAGTGGCGCGCGGTGGTGTCCGCGACCGTCCGGCACGCCGACGGGCTGCCGGTGTTCGCCGGCATCCTGCGGCCCACCACCGCGGAGGTCGCCGTCCGCGCCCGCGCGGCCGAGGAACTCGGTGCCGCCGCCGTCGTGGCCACCACGCCGTACGGGTCAGGGGTGAGCCAGGAGGAGATGGTCCGGCACTACGCGGACCTCACCTCGGCCACCACGCTGCCCGTGATCGTGTACCACGAGCCCGCGGTCTCGGGGAACACCTGCCAGGCGGCCACGCTGCTGCGGATCTGCGCACTGCCCGGCATCGCCGCGGTCAAGGACTCGGCGGGCGACGCACGGGCCACCCGGGAACTGATCGCCGCGGACCCCGGTCTGCCCGTACTCCAAGGGCTGGAGCACCTGCTCCTGGAGTGCGGGCCCCTGGCCGGCTGTGTCGTCGCTCTGGGCAATGTCGAACCCGCCCTGTGCGCGGCCCTGCTGAGCGACCCGTCCGACACACACACCGCCCGGCTGGGCGAGGCCTGCACCCGCTACGGCCTCGACCGCGACGACTGGTACCTCGCCCTCAAAACCGAACTGCACCGACGCGGCGTACTGCAGACCGCCCGAGCGGTCTTCGAGCCCCCGCCCGGGGAACGGCTCCCGGCGCCGCAGACCGACAAGGAGGTCCCGCGGTGA
- a CDS encoding DUF6190 family protein — MPADPLGGGTDADGRNADYADAALFLGMNSADEELRVACKAFFAARLAGRLVMSLEQVGRCDDVIWGYGRELQDAYYPFMDNLHTVMDIRRLGYDEADVRHALDDGGTPAGLPVHERLLLGMVGNRKGLLHTASPRLLDHPGLPVRAPAPVTGSEPAFPEPLEALYRQSLVLRISADAL, encoded by the coding sequence ATGCCCGCTGACCCGCTCGGCGGCGGCACGGACGCGGACGGCCGGAACGCCGACTACGCCGACGCCGCGCTGTTCCTCGGCATGAACAGCGCGGACGAGGAACTGCGGGTCGCCTGCAAGGCGTTCTTCGCCGCGCGCCTGGCCGGGCGGCTGGTGATGAGCCTGGAACAGGTGGGCCGCTGCGACGACGTCATCTGGGGCTACGGCCGCGAACTCCAGGACGCCTACTACCCGTTCATGGACAACCTGCACACCGTCATGGACATCCGCCGCCTCGGCTACGACGAGGCCGACGTGCGGCACGCTCTGGACGACGGCGGCACACCGGCCGGGCTACCGGTGCACGAGCGGCTGCTGCTCGGCATGGTCGGCAACCGCAAGGGACTGCTGCACACCGCGAGCCCCCGGCTGCTGGACCACCCGGGGCTGCCGGTACGGGCACCGGCGCCCGTCACGGGGTCGGAGCCCGCCTTCCCCGAGCCGCTGGAAGCGCTCTACCGCCAGTCGCTGGTGCTGCGCATCTCGGCCGACGCCCTGTGA
- a CDS encoding pyridoxal phosphate-dependent aminotransferase — MNLHSSLAETSSRQLSDLTQHEIQALRTRFNLADAHTHQRQSTAQQKIVSRLPELWYEAENGLQATYERTFTEAFFRLHGQHTALAREKTMLSYAASISTMVAGMYLKQQRMSVTLIEPCFDNLYDVLDNMGVPLYPIDESALHDPDRIYAELKRRVRTDALFLVDPNNPTGFTLLQYGRKGFEEVVRFCKDHNKLLIFDFCFASFTLFGSELERFDIYELLESSGVSYLAIEDTGKTWPVQDAKCAMITASDDIHQDVYNLHTSVLLNVSPFVLNMLTQYVEDSRRDQLGSVRDVLSTNRDAIRKALDGTILDLQEPVAAVSVAWARIDHPELSATELQRILGTAEVYVLPGRYFYWSQPDKGESYVRFALAREPRTFADAMIRMREELDRHAR; from the coding sequence GTGAACCTGCACAGCAGCCTGGCCGAAACCAGCAGCCGGCAGCTCAGTGATCTGACTCAGCACGAGATCCAGGCACTGCGTACCCGATTCAACCTGGCCGACGCCCACACCCACCAGCGCCAGTCCACGGCCCAGCAGAAGATCGTCTCCCGGCTGCCCGAGCTGTGGTACGAGGCGGAGAACGGACTGCAGGCCACCTACGAACGGACCTTCACCGAGGCGTTCTTCCGCCTCCACGGCCAGCACACCGCCCTGGCCCGCGAGAAGACGATGCTCTCCTACGCCGCGTCGATCTCCACGATGGTCGCCGGCATGTACCTCAAACAGCAGCGGATGTCCGTCACGCTCATCGAGCCCTGCTTCGACAACCTCTACGACGTCCTGGACAACATGGGCGTCCCGCTCTATCCGATCGACGAGTCCGCGCTGCACGACCCGGACCGGATCTACGCCGAACTCAAGCGCCGGGTGCGCACCGACGCCCTGTTCCTGGTCGACCCGAACAACCCGACCGGGTTCACGCTGCTGCAGTACGGACGCAAGGGCTTCGAAGAGGTCGTCCGGTTCTGCAAGGACCACAACAAGCTGCTGATCTTCGACTTCTGCTTCGCCTCCTTCACCCTCTTCGGCTCGGAACTGGAGCGGTTCGACATCTACGAGCTGCTGGAGAGCTCCGGCGTGTCGTACCTGGCCATCGAGGACACCGGGAAGACCTGGCCGGTGCAGGACGCCAAGTGCGCCATGATCACGGCCAGCGACGACATCCACCAGGACGTCTACAACCTGCACACCAGCGTCCTGCTCAACGTCTCGCCGTTCGTCCTCAACATGCTCACGCAGTACGTCGAGGACTCCCGCCGCGACCAGCTCGGCTCGGTGCGCGACGTGCTCTCCACCAACCGCGACGCCATCCGCAAGGCGCTGGACGGCACCATCCTGGATCTTCAGGAGCCGGTGGCCGCCGTCAGCGTCGCCTGGGCGCGCATCGACCACCCCGAGCTGAGCGCCACCGAACTGCAGCGGATCCTGGGCACCGCCGAGGTCTACGTGCTGCCCGGCCGGTACTTCTACTGGAGCCAGCCCGACAAGGGCGAGTCCTACGTGCGCTTCGCGCTCGCCCGCGAACCGCGCACCTTCGCCGACGCGATGATACGGATGCGCGAGGAGCTCGACCGTCATGCCCGCTGA
- a CDS encoding TetR/AcrR family transcriptional regulator — protein sequence MHERQVAGLPDPAFGPPPRERADAARNRSRILTVAAELFAEHGVDGVSLDVIAARAQVGKGTLYRRFGSKAGLAAALLDEQDKELQRRILFGPPPLGPGTDAATRITAFFDAYLALLDANLELVRLSETAAPGVRYQVGSYRVWQRHLAVLLAAARPGADAEVTAHLLLATLDADLHHALRRSDFGLDLIRSALRGLIQKVLEG from the coding sequence GTGCATGAGCGGCAGGTAGCCGGACTGCCCGATCCGGCATTCGGGCCACCGCCAAGGGAGCGTGCGGACGCCGCGCGCAACCGCAGCCGCATCCTCACCGTCGCCGCGGAACTCTTCGCCGAGCACGGCGTGGACGGTGTCTCGCTGGATGTCATCGCCGCCCGCGCCCAGGTCGGCAAGGGCACCCTGTATCGGCGGTTCGGCAGCAAGGCGGGGCTGGCGGCGGCACTTCTGGACGAGCAGGACAAGGAGTTGCAGCGGCGCATCCTCTTCGGGCCTCCCCCACTGGGCCCCGGCACCGACGCGGCCACACGGATCACGGCGTTCTTCGACGCCTATCTCGCGCTGCTGGACGCGAACCTGGAACTCGTCCGCCTCTCGGAGACGGCCGCGCCCGGGGTCCGCTACCAGGTCGGCTCCTACCGCGTCTGGCAGCGCCATCTGGCCGTCCTGCTCGCCGCGGCCCGCCCCGGCGCTGATGCCGAGGTGACGGCCCATCTGCTGCTGGCCACCCTCGACGCGGACCTGCATCACGCGCTGCGCCGCTCGGACTTCGGTCTGGACCTGATCCGGTCGGCGCTGCGCGGCCTGATACAGAAGGTGCTGGAGGGATGA
- a CDS encoding YceI family protein, whose product MTDDTTTPTRVVDGVELPAAGAWKVDPGHAEVGFVGRHFMLTKVRGRFTGVDATVRIGDRPEDSRVTAVIDMASVDSGDRTRDDHLRSGDFFDVEKHPKATFESTSVAWDGTSGKMDGDLTIKGVTRPVSLAVDYLGHARDPWGNDRAVFSAHGKIDREDWGLTWNMALETGGILVSKEIELSLEIEAVREA is encoded by the coding sequence ATGACCGACGACACAACGACGCCGACCCGCGTGGTCGACGGTGTCGAACTGCCGGCCGCCGGCGCCTGGAAGGTTGACCCCGGGCATGCCGAAGTCGGCTTCGTGGGACGCCACTTCATGCTGACGAAGGTGCGCGGACGGTTCACCGGGGTGGACGCCACCGTGCGGATCGGCGATCGGCCCGAGGACAGCAGGGTGACCGCCGTGATCGACATGGCCAGCGTCGACAGCGGTGACCGGACGCGCGACGACCACCTGCGCTCCGGGGACTTCTTCGACGTGGAGAAGCATCCGAAAGCCACCTTCGAGTCGACCTCGGTGGCCTGGGACGGCACGAGCGGGAAGATGGACGGCGATCTGACGATCAAGGGTGTGACCCGCCCGGTGTCGCTCGCCGTGGACTACCTGGGCCACGCCCGGGACCCGTGGGGCAACGACCGCGCGGTGTTCTCCGCCCACGGGAAGATCGACCGTGAGGACTGGGGGCTGACCTGGAACATGGCCCTCGAGACCGGCGGCATCCTGGTGTCCAAGGAGATCGAACTCTCGCTGGAGATCGAGGCGGTCCGGGAGGCCTGA
- a CDS encoding rhodanese-like domain-containing protein, producing the protein MVQNLTRDEVKQKIDAGKVTVLEALPESYYKEAHLPGARNLPLDEVDALAPELVPDKQTEVIVYCTGVTCPNSGIAANRLAELGYERVYTYEAGKEDWTGAGLPTESD; encoded by the coding sequence ATGGTGCAGAACCTGACCCGTGACGAGGTCAAGCAGAAGATCGACGCCGGCAAGGTGACGGTCCTGGAAGCCCTGCCGGAGTCGTACTACAAGGAGGCCCACCTGCCGGGCGCCCGCAACCTGCCGCTGGACGAGGTCGACGCCCTCGCGCCCGAGCTGGTGCCCGACAAGCAGACCGAGGTCATCGTCTACTGCACGGGCGTGACCTGCCCCAACTCCGGGATCGCCGCCAACCGGCTGGCCGAGCTGGGCTACGAGCGGGTCTACACGTACGAGGCCGGCAAGGAGGACTGGACCGGCGCCGGGCTTCCGACGGAGTCCGACTGA
- a CDS encoding MarR family winged helix-turn-helix transcriptional regulator, translated as MADRDYQLEAWRAMLLAHNTAVRAIESDVQRDGRVPLTWYDVLLELRAAGEEGLRMQDVANRVVLSRTRVSRLVDEMVRAGLVRKVPDPHDRRVSWAAISEDGLAALRETAPVYLRSIRRHFSAYLSDEDAQVIAEALYKVAQRDSDVGWG; from the coding sequence GTGGCTGACCGGGACTACCAACTAGAGGCGTGGCGGGCCATGCTGCTCGCCCACAACACCGCCGTGCGCGCCATCGAGAGCGATGTCCAGCGCGACGGCCGCGTCCCCCTCACCTGGTATGACGTCCTGCTCGAACTCAGGGCGGCCGGCGAGGAAGGGCTGCGCATGCAGGATGTCGCCAACCGCGTCGTCCTCAGCCGCACCCGGGTCAGCCGCCTCGTTGACGAGATGGTGCGCGCCGGGCTGGTGCGCAAGGTGCCCGATCCGCACGACCGCCGGGTCTCCTGGGCCGCGATCAGCGAGGACGGCCTCGCCGCCTTGCGCGAGACCGCGCCGGTGTACCTGCGCAGCATCCGGCGCCACTTCTCGGCGTACCTCAGCGACGAGGACGCTCAGGTCATCGCCGAGGCGTTGTACAAGGTCGCGCAGCGGGACAGTGACGTGGGCTGGGGCTGA
- the htpX gene encoding zinc metalloprotease HtpX: MQTRFRSDPRLTARMGVTLFLLGLLYVAFVAALIVLLKSWVLVVAIAAALLAAQYWFSDRIALFAMRGRVVEREEYPELHAVVDRLCAIADMPKPVVAVSDMDMPNAFATGRNPDNAVVCVTTGLLRRLEPAELEGVLAHEMSHVAHKDVAVITIASFLGVIAGLIVRFAFYSQLFGGGRRDQNTAVVLVAVMGVSAAVYALSFLLIRALSRYRELAADRAAALLTGRPSALASALTKVSGDIARIPTKDLRTAQAFNAFYFTPALGREPGVARLFSTHPSLEQRLDQLGRISAELGEAAAPGKG, from the coding sequence ATGCAGACTCGCTTCCGGAGCGACCCGCGGCTGACCGCGCGCATGGGGGTCACGCTGTTCCTGCTCGGGCTGCTGTACGTGGCGTTCGTCGCCGCACTGATCGTGCTGCTGAAGTCCTGGGTGCTGGTCGTCGCGATCGCGGCGGCGCTGCTCGCCGCCCAGTACTGGTTCTCCGACCGGATCGCCCTGTTCGCGATGCGCGGGCGGGTGGTGGAGCGGGAGGAGTATCCCGAGCTGCACGCGGTGGTCGACCGGCTGTGCGCGATCGCGGACATGCCCAAGCCGGTGGTCGCCGTGTCCGATATGGACATGCCCAACGCGTTCGCGACCGGGCGGAACCCCGACAACGCCGTGGTCTGTGTGACCACCGGGCTGCTGCGGCGCCTGGAGCCCGCGGAGCTGGAGGGCGTGCTCGCGCACGAGATGTCGCACGTGGCGCACAAGGACGTCGCCGTGATCACGATCGCGTCCTTCCTGGGTGTGATCGCGGGGCTGATCGTGCGGTTCGCCTTCTACTCGCAGCTGTTCGGCGGGGGCCGGCGGGACCAGAACACGGCCGTCGTCCTCGTGGCCGTGATGGGGGTCTCCGCGGCCGTGTACGCGCTCAGCTTCCTGCTGATCCGGGCGCTGTCCCGGTACCGGGAGCTGGCCGCGGACCGCGCGGCGGCGCTGCTCACCGGGCGGCCCTCGGCCCTGGCCTCCGCGCTCACCAAGGTCTCCGGGGACATCGCCCGCATCCCGACGAAGGACCTGCGCACGGCCCAGGCCTTCAACGCCTTCTACTTCACGCCGGCGCTGGGCCGCGAGCCGGGCGTGGCACGGCTCTTCTCCACCCACCCGAGCCTGGAGCAGCGGCTCGACCAGCTGGGCCGGATCTCCGCGGAGCTGGGCGAAGCGGCTGCCCCCGGAAAGGGCTGA
- the pspAB gene encoding PspA-associated protein PspAB: protein MGLLDILLGRTKPVAPDLDRLFALPSAAVTLEAAAGFTPTGQGAVCFATVEGAAFEQAHREVQALLDADSDRDGPPVELRQDDYGYSWLVSHRAPDQLAPLVADLHAVNSQMEVNGFGPQLLCSLAGFRDRSGRRLGLVYLYKRGTFYPFAPLPGQPQRRDNALELQVRAALAEDLPIEQDLGRWFPVWGAPSL, encoded by the coding sequence ATGGGGTTGCTGGACATTCTCCTCGGCCGGACGAAGCCGGTCGCACCCGATCTCGACCGGCTCTTCGCGCTGCCGTCGGCAGCCGTGACACTGGAGGCCGCCGCGGGCTTCACCCCGACCGGGCAGGGCGCGGTGTGCTTCGCCACGGTCGAGGGCGCGGCCTTCGAGCAGGCCCACCGCGAGGTGCAGGCGCTGCTGGACGCGGACAGCGACCGCGACGGCCCCCCGGTGGAACTGCGGCAGGACGACTACGGCTACTCCTGGCTGGTCTCGCACCGCGCCCCCGACCAGCTGGCACCGCTCGTGGCGGACCTGCACGCCGTGAACAGCCAGATGGAGGTCAACGGGTTCGGCCCCCAACTGCTGTGCTCCCTGGCCGGGTTCCGGGACCGGTCGGGCCGACGGCTGGGGCTGGTCTACCTCTACAAGCGCGGCACCTTCTACCCGTTCGCACCCCTGCCGGGACAACCCCAGCGGCGTGACAACGCGCTGGAGCTCCAGGTGCGGGCGGCGCTCGCCGAGGACCTGCCGATCGAGCAGGACCTGGGCCGCTGGTTCCCGGTGTGGGGAGCACCGAGTCTGTGA